The DNA sequence CCTCCTGCAACTTACCCAAACGGTAAAGGACAGAAGCCGTCCTCTCCAAAACGGTTGGGTTTTCAGGGTAAATGTCTAAAGATTTCTCATAAGCTTTCAAAGCGTTCTTAAGGTCCCCCGTCATTTCATAGGCAAGACCTAACATAAAGTAAACGTTCGGATTTTCAGGGTTAAGCTTTGTAATCCTTTCAATAATAGGAATTACTTTTTTGTACTCTTTCATCTCAAAAAGATGTGCAGCAACCCAGGAAAGAAGTTTTAAGTTGTAAGGCTCCATTTCAACTAACTTGTTAATAATCTTCAACGCTTCCTGTGGCTTATTTTCCTTTATATAGATGTAAAGAAGCTCTTTCAAAGCAAAAACGTTGTTTGGCGTCTTTCTAAGAACTTCTCTAAGAAACCTTTCCGCTTCCTTATATTTCTTCTCTTCTCTGAAAATCTTACCCAAAAGGACGCAGGCACTTTCAAAATGAGGATTTAGCTTTACCGATTTTTCCAACAGAGGAATAGCCGCTTCTTTCTTCCCTTCAAGGTAATAAACCTGCCCTAAAAAGTAACTCACCAAATAATCGTTCGGATATTCTTTCTCCGCTTCTTTTAAAAGTTGTTCCGCTTCTTTGTACTTCTTTAAATTGATATACAAGTTTGCCAACATAACGTAAGTGCCCTTATCCTTTTTCAGCGAAAGAATCTTCTTATATATCTTCTCCGCTTCGTTCAATTTACCTTCAACAACCTTAATACCAGCCAAAAGTTTAAGCGCTTCTACACTATCAGGCTTAACCTTGAGAGCTTCCTTTACGTATTTTTCTGCTTCTTTCAGTTTCCTCAACTCTGCACAGAACTTAGCTGCTTCCAAAAGTAAAGAAAAATTACGAGGTTCAAGCTCTACTGCCTTTTCAATAGATTGAAGTGCGAGAGAGTAGTTACCATCAGCCTTAGCGTTAAGGTAAAGCATATAGTAATACAACGAAGTAGGTTTCGTTTTTTCTTTCTTCAGTGAAACCTTTCCCTCTACTTCTGTTTTCTTTTCCTTGTTTCCCTTTATAGTTTTAGGAGGAGCTGTTTTCATTCTTTCTTTTAGAGGGATTTGACAAGAGGAAAAAATTAAAACCCCAGTTACAGCCAATATTAAACGTTTTCTCATAGACGCTCCTTCAACCTGATATTTGCTGAAATCATAACAAAACTTTATCGTAAAATTCTTTCTGCAAGCAGTGAGGAAACCATGAAAGAAACGTTAAAGCGCCTAAAAAATCTGCTTAACCTCTTAACACAGGACAATTTCAAATACTTTCACAGAGTAAAAAATCCCCACCTCACCCTCCAAACCCTCCTCTCCCAGCTCCTTCCCCACCTTGACGAAAAAAGAAAAAACTGGACGCAAAAAGCAATAAACCTGCTTAAAAACTATAATTCCCTATCAGAAGAAGACAGAAAAAAGTTAATTAAAGAACTCCACAGGGTAATTACCCTAAAATTCTTAGAAGAGGAAATAGAAAGCGACCTAAAAAAAGAAATCCGCCCCAGCGAACGCATAGTAGTAAGCCAAGAAAAACTCCAAAAAAAGAAAAGCTACCCCATAAAAGCGTTCTTCCAGCCGATAGAAAAAGTAAAAGGCGTAACTGAAAAACGAGCCAAAAGGCTCAAAAAGTTAGGCATCAACACGGTATTAGACGCAATCTACTACCTTCCATACCGATACGAAGACAGAACCAGCGTAACAAAGATGTCCCAGCTAAAGCCAAACACAACCGCCCTTGTAAAAGGCAAAGTCACTGCCGTTTCTGTCATTGAAACTTCAAAGAAAAAGAAAAAGCTCCTCAAAGCCATACTCTACGACAAAACCGGTTACGTAAACCTTATTTTTCTTCAGGAAAAAGTAATCAACTATTACAAAGCAATCCTTTCAAAAGCAAAAGAGTTAGATAAAGAAGTTTTAGCCTACGGAAACGTCAAAAGAGAAATCGGCGGATATTCAATGATTCACCCGGAAATTGAAGTCTTAGACAAGAACAAGAAACTTTCTAAATTAGGCAAAATCCTCCCCATCTACCACACCGCCGAAGGATTAAACCAGACAACCGTCAGAAGAGACGTTCAATCAGTAGCAAAGCAGGTAATCCCGTTCCTCCCCGAATACCTCCCCGAAAAGATAATTAAAAAACACAACTTCCCAAAATCTTACGAAGCCTTCTGGAACGTTCACTTCCCTTCAGACGAAGACGCAAACGCCCTCCTTGAATTTAAAAGCCCCTCACAAAAAAGAGTCATATTTGACGAACTCTTCCTGTTTCAGTTAGCCCTTGCCCTACACAAAAGAAAGATAAAAGAAGAAAAAGGCATTTCTTTTTCCATAACCGAATCCCTCATAGACGAATTCAAAAAGCACCTACCGTTCAAGCTCACAAACGCTCAAGAAAGAGTTCTAAAAGAAATAGTAGAAGATATGAAGTCGCCAGAACCAATGAACAGACTCGTTCAAGGAGACGTGGGAAGCGGTAAAACGGTCGTCGCAGCAGCAGCCGCCTTCTTCGCAGCAAAAGGTGGATACCAAACGGCAGTAATGGCGCCAACAGAAATCCTAGCCAACCAGCACTTTAAAAAGTTTAACGAGTTTCTAAAACCTTTTGGCGTAAGGGTAGGACTCTTAACCGGCTCAATGACCAAAAAGGAAAAAGAGACCGTTTACAGAGCAATAAAAGAAGGCTTTTTGCAGGTAGTTGTAGGAACCCACGCTCTCATACAAGAAAACGTAGAGTTCAAAAACTTAGGACTAACGATAATAGACGAACAGCACCGCTTCGGCGTAAAGCAGCGCCTTGCCTTAAGGAAAAAGGGCAGCATGCCAGACACTTTAGTCATGACGGCAACACCCATTCCGAGAACTTTAGCCATGACAGCCTACGGAGATCTTGACATCTCTGTAATAGACGAACTGCCCGCCGGCAGAAAGCCGATAAAAACGAAAATCATCTTTGACGATGAAAGAGAAAAACTCATTAACTTCCTCAAAAAAGAACTCTCAGCAGGCAACCGCGTTTACATCGTCTATCCGCTCATAGAAGAATCGGAAAAGCTTGAACTGAAGGCTGCAACAGAAATGTTCCACTACTGGGAAGAAAAACTAAAAGGCTTCAGCGTCGGACTGCTACACGGCAGGATGAAGCAGGAAGAAAAAGACGCCGTCATGGAAAAGTTCAAAACTGGCGAGTATCAGGTATTGGTTTCAACAACCGTTATAGAAGTCGGCGTTGACGTCCCGGAAGCTACCGTAATGGTAATAGAACACGCCGAACGCTTCGGCCTTGCCCAGCTACACCAGTTAAGAGGAAGAGTAGGCAGAGGGGACAGGCAGTCCTACTGCTTTTTAGTAACCTCGCGCAAAGTGGGAGAAGATGCAGTTAAAAGATTAAGAGTTTTAGAAGAAACCACGGACGGATTTAAAATAGCAGAAGCAGACCTGAAGTTTAGAGGTCCTGGCGAAATCTTTGGCACAAGGCAGTCAGGGCTTGGCGACTTCAAAGTAGCAGACTTAACAAGAGACTTTGAACTCCTTAAAACAGCAAGACAGGAAGCTCAAGAATTAATCGAAAAGGACGACCTCTCAAACTATCCAGACTTAAAAGAACTCTTGGAACAGCGCTTTGGCGAAAAGTTTGAACTAATTGAATCAGGGTAAACGAATTTATCGTAAAATTTCCATAACATAGAAAACTGGAGGTTCCCGTTGCCAAAAAGAGAAGACCTCAAAAAAATCCTCATTATCGGCTCAGGTCCAATCGTTATCGGACAAGCAGCCGAATTTGACTACTCCGGAACTCAAGCCTGCAAGGCATTAAAAGAGGAAGGATACGAAGTCGTTTTAGTCAACTCCAACCCCGCAACGATAATGACAGACCCGGGAATAGCAGATAAAACTTACATAGAACCGCTGACCGTTGAGGTTTTGGAAAAAATAATAGAAAAAGAACGTCCCGACGCTCTCTTGCCTACCGTCGGCGGCCAAACTGCCCTCAACTTAGCTGTAGAACTTTACGAAGCCGGCATTTTAGACAAGTTCGGCGTTGAGCTAATCGGCGCAAACGTTGAGGCGATAAAGAAGGCAGAAGATAGGGAACTCTTCAAAGAAGCGATGCTTAAAATCGGTCTTGAAGTCCCCAAAAGCGGTCTTGCAAGGTCTTTAGAAGAAGCAATGGAAGTTGTCCGAGAAGTAGGACTTCCCGCAATTATCCGTCCAGCGTTCACCTTAGGCGGAGAGGGCGGCGGCGTAGCCTACAACATAGAAGAGTTCAAAGAAATTGCAAAAAGAGGTCTTGACGCAAGCCCCATAAACGAAATCCTAATAGAAGAAAGCGTTTTAGGTTGGAAAGAGTTTGAACTTGAAGTGATGAGAGACCTGAACGACAACGTTGTTATCATCTGTTCCATTGAAAACGTTGACCCAATGGGCGTTCACACAGGTGATTCCATAACCGTTGCTCCTGCCCAAACGCTTACAGACAAAGAATACCAGATGCTAAGAGACGCTGCCATAGCGATAATAAGAGAAATCGGCGTAGAAACCGGCGGTTCAAACGTTCAGTTTGCCGTAAACCCTGAAAACGGAAGAATAATCGTTATTGAAATGAACCCAAGAGTTTCCCGCTCTTCAGCTTTAGCTTCAAAGGCAACGGGCTTCCCGATAGCAAAAATAGCGGCGAAATTAGCCGTAGGCTACACCTTGGACGAACTGCCAAACGACATAACGAAAAAGACACCAGCTTCTTTTGAACCTGCCATTGACTACTGCGTCGTAAAGTTTCCCCGCTGGGCTTTTGAAAAGTTTCCAGAAGCAGACCCAACGCTTACAACCCGCATGAAATCTGTCGGCGAAGTAATGGCAATCGGCAGAACCTTCAAAGAAGCTCTACTGAAAGCTATAAGGTCCCTTGAAATAGGAAGGTACGGACTGCTACTTAAAGGCGTAGAGAAAATGTCTGACGAAGAACTTGAAAGCAAAATTGCCGTTC is a window from the Desulfurobacterium pacificum genome containing:
- a CDS encoding tetratricopeptide repeat protein, whose product is MRKRLILAVTGVLIFSSCQIPLKERMKTAPPKTIKGNKEKKTEVEGKVSLKKEKTKPTSLYYYMLYLNAKADGNYSLALQSIEKAVELEPRNFSLLLEAAKFCAELRKLKEAEKYVKEALKVKPDSVEALKLLAGIKVVEGKLNEAEKIYKKILSLKKDKGTYVMLANLYINLKKYKEAEQLLKEAEKEYPNDYLVSYFLGQVYYLEGKKEAAIPLLEKSVKLNPHFESACVLLGKIFREEKKYKEAERFLREVLRKTPNNVFALKELLYIYIKENKPQEALKIINKLVEMEPYNLKLLSWVAAHLFEMKEYKKVIPIIERITKLNPENPNVYFMLGLAYEMTGDLKNALKAYEKSLDIYPENPTVLERTASVLYRLGKLQEAEAYYQRLWELTHNPDYILKVALIADKEGDTEQAYKILKLSEKSFQKLPKAYFYLAYFAEKLGKYEETEKYLKKLLRENPDPDTYNYLAYFYAQRGKNLEEALKLVNKALKEEPDNPAYLDTKGWILYKMGKYSEACRFFQKALELKPNDPVISEHYGECLFKLGKNKEAERYLRFALEKIKADQSLQEEEPGILERINKILFLIEKKGKKEEK
- the recG gene encoding ATP-dependent DNA helicase RecG; protein product: MKETLKRLKNLLNLLTQDNFKYFHRVKNPHLTLQTLLSQLLPHLDEKRKNWTQKAINLLKNYNSLSEEDRKKLIKELHRVITLKFLEEEIESDLKKEIRPSERIVVSQEKLQKKKSYPIKAFFQPIEKVKGVTEKRAKRLKKLGINTVLDAIYYLPYRYEDRTSVTKMSQLKPNTTALVKGKVTAVSVIETSKKKKKLLKAILYDKTGYVNLIFLQEKVINYYKAILSKAKELDKEVLAYGNVKREIGGYSMIHPEIEVLDKNKKLSKLGKILPIYHTAEGLNQTTVRRDVQSVAKQVIPFLPEYLPEKIIKKHNFPKSYEAFWNVHFPSDEDANALLEFKSPSQKRVIFDELFLFQLALALHKRKIKEEKGISFSITESLIDEFKKHLPFKLTNAQERVLKEIVEDMKSPEPMNRLVQGDVGSGKTVVAAAAAFFAAKGGYQTAVMAPTEILANQHFKKFNEFLKPFGVRVGLLTGSMTKKEKETVYRAIKEGFLQVVVGTHALIQENVEFKNLGLTIIDEQHRFGVKQRLALRKKGSMPDTLVMTATPIPRTLAMTAYGDLDISVIDELPAGRKPIKTKIIFDDEREKLINFLKKELSAGNRVYIVYPLIEESEKLELKAATEMFHYWEEKLKGFSVGLLHGRMKQEEKDAVMEKFKTGEYQVLVSTTVIEVGVDVPEATVMVIEHAERFGLAQLHQLRGRVGRGDRQSYCFLVTSRKVGEDAVKRLRVLEETTDGFKIAEADLKFRGPGEIFGTRQSGLGDFKVADLTRDFELLKTARQEAQELIEKDDLSNYPDLKELLEQRFGEKFELIESG